The following is a genomic window from Sphaerodactylus townsendi isolate TG3544 linkage group LG16, MPM_Stown_v2.3, whole genome shotgun sequence.
TTTTAAGCAGTTGTCCTCATCAGAGCAGCTCCAAACGTTGGAGGACGACCCGCCAACAGAGCTATCAGATGGGTTCCATTTTTGTGGTCCCTTCACAGCAATGGATCGAGAGAGCCCTCAAGAAATACAGCTTGGTCAGACACATCTAGCCTTTCTTACAGGACTGTTAGACTTGCCCTTGGAGCAGGGGGACTCTTTTATGTGCGAGGAATGTGCTGACCAAAAATATTCTTCTGTGGGTCACAGCTCATTTGCCTGTTACACAGCATGGCTTGGTCTCTTAGCTGGAGTCAGTCTGTTCTGCTGCCTGCTGGTTTTAATCCATCTGCTTCAATCACGCCTGTGCTTCAGCAACCCCAATGCAGATTTCCTTTGTCAGTTTGGGTCTTCCAAGATGCACAACAAGGGTTTGGACcaccctttgatttttttttctctgagcaAATTAGAGTATTTTTCTCACTGAAGTCTGAGAATTGGAGCAAGCACGCAGCAGCTGACAAACCCCTGCTCTGAAGAGTCCCCTCTCCCAAACTTTTTTCCAATGTTGGCTGCTAATCATTCTGTTCGAAGACAGAATTGTGGATTCTTTTTTAccaagtaaaacaaaacagatccgacaaacacacacacacacacacacacacacaaagcttattttaaaaatgtacctaAAATTTTAGGAAACTTTACAGCAacctttattgatttgtgtaaaTGGCTTTTGAAGGTGGTGAAGGAAGTTTGGGGGGAATCCACACATTTTGTATTCTGAGgtgtatctatttttattctcCTGGAAGCCTCTCTTGAGTGGTGGGTGAGTGTGTGCTTGTGTGGTAAGCGGCAGAGGGCCTTCAAACCCCCCTTAGTACGGCTGAGCAACGGTGTGAAAGCAGCGCGTTGGCTTTGGAACGGCCGCACAGACGCTGCTGGGCCAGTGTGCTCTTTCTAATGTACTTTTCAATTGAAATAAAGAACACAGAAAGAACGGCAATGAGTCGTGGCTGCCTTTCTCATATCGGCATCCTTTCTGCTGGGATTGAGAGGGATTgctttgtgggggggaggatcaCCCCAAAGTCTGACAAGAGGTGATGCTCTGCGGGATTAGCTGCCCTGCAGCGGATGGGTTCTCCCCAAATGTCTGCTGTCAGCCACACCCTTGGGAAGTTACGAAAGCCCCTCACTCTGTCTTGGTGTGTTTTTATTATTCCTTCCCTCTAAGAGAAAGAGACAGGCTGCAtagacaccaccaccccccttctGCCTGTTTGCTTGTGGCATCTACAAATGACAAAAAAGACATCTCCAGGTCGCAGTGTAGCTCAGGGGAGTCCAACACTGGTGCTTCAGAcattcatgaactacagttcccatcatcccctgctagcatacccagtggcacttcagatgctcatggactacaattcccatcagcccctgctggcatgcccaattgcccctgccagcaggggctgatgggaagtgtagtccatgaacatctgaagcgctagaGTTGGGCACTCCTGATCTAGCAGCTCTTGGGGTTTCTTAATTGCTGCTGCATATCCAAATGCAGTCTCTTGCTCATATCCTCAGAGTAGCTCTTAACTGGATTAGTCACTTTGGCTGTGGGACGGTGGCCACACAACCCACAAGAACAGGTCAAAACCTTAAACTGACTGTTTGGTCTTTCTAGCAAGCTAGCAGATATAAAAACCGATCACTGTCATGGACTTAAAACAAACGGTCACACCCAAAATATCTTTATTGAGCCTAACTCTACAGACAACaagtttcatttttaattaaGTGCCGAAAATCATAACACTTTTTTGTACattaatttattgttttcaaGCTTGATTCTTTCCCCCTTGACTGTTCCAGTAAAGGACACAGAGTGCGTCACGCCTGCATTCCCTCCCAACATGCTTGCTGTGGTATGAGAATGGGTTACTTCTCTCTACCCAGAGAGGGAGATTGCAACCCCTTGGGTGGTGACAAACAACAAGAAGGCAATGCTTAAAGTCAACTGCTTGGCCCCGCATTGTGAAGCATCTTCCCCCGCTGCCCCCATTCAGTGAGGAAAAGTTTGAACTGTGACTCCACAGTCCCATCAACAAGAATCCAATTAGGCCACCTCAGAGACCTCTTGAAAACCTACACAAGAAAACCTACACAACCAGCGATGTGAGGGATTCAGCTTGATTTTAACACTGACATGCTCTCCTGTGTGTGTGGCATTTAATGTAGGAGAGGCAGTCACTACACCTCTCTCCCTGCCCCGATAGCCTGAACCGGTACAGCCTTTGAAAACTGAGACTTGCTCGGATGTAGCTATAATGGCCTTTCATCTTGCCCCGGTTCTGACCCGAGCTGGAACACGGCGCAGTTTGTCCGACTGGCTCTCTCTTGAGCGAAAGGGCCCCAAGttggcttttaaggcaagtgagccGCTGCCGCTTTCCTATTTGAGGGAATGACTGACAGACGGGCAGCTTCCCACCCCTTCCTCTAGCTTGCATAACCTGAACTGGAAAAGGGTCAGCCCtccctatgtgtgtgtgtgtgtgtaactctcTGCATACCGTTGCCAGAACTCAGCCTTGCCTCGAGACTGTGCTAGCATCAGTTCCCAAAGGGACATTGCTGCCTGTCACCTTAGCCTCAACACATCCTTCAGCCGAGAACAGTCAAAACTTGCTTTCTGGTTGCTCCTAAAACTCTGCTCTGCAGGGAACTGACAGGCAGAGGAAAGAGGCGTGTCATTCCCTGCTCTTTTCAATTCATTGCTTCCCAGGTCACACAGTCACCGCTCATAGCTGAGAACAGCAGGCAGTTTGCAAAGGGGGGGTTTGGCTAGGAACTCGGCAGCTGTCGTCAAAGAAACGACAATCTTCTTAAGAACTGGCTAGGGCCAACGATTCTGCCagatggggaggaaggaaagtcAAGCTGTCGGGTCTGTACAGCTTATACGGAAGCTGCCTGTTCCAGCAGCCTTAACCGAAGCAGCAGTGAAAGCCATTTCTAATCTGAAGAGGTTAGTTTGGCCTTTTTGTTGAAGCAAAAGCTGAGATTGGTTCATGAGAAGCAGACACTCGGCAGCAGGCCCATTTGGCAAGCAATCCAGCAGGTTAATAAAGTTTCCGTATAAGACGAACTGTCCGAGCCCTAAAAGTTGCCTTTGGATAAATTCTTCCCCTCACACGCATGCAAATATAGGTTTTTACAAGAATATAAATGGCATTTTGCGAAATACAAaggttgattttaaaaatgaaaaagtcgCTTTCTGGGAAAGCTGCGGTTTGTACACAGGCAACGGCTCAATTTAGAGAACAAGAATACCAAATTAACACACTTGCAATTAACTctggttcaaaaaaaaaaaagttttacacCAGCTGCCAAACACTGAAATGTACATTTATACTGGATAACCCATTCCCCCAAGACCAATTTGTGCTGTAACCTTGCAAGAAATGACTGGCGGAAAATACGGTAACAAACTCGATTAGGTGACCAGCAAAAGCAAATGCCGCTTACTCTTCAAAGCAGAGAAAAAAAGCGTGCGAGTCTTTTTGGTCTTTGCAACCAAATCCAGAACGTTCTCTGAAGAGGgacttaacatttttttaaagcagcacgCGGCACAGCTGCTTGAAATGTTCTGCACAGCCTTTGCCACCGGATGACAATTTGCTTAAGCGGGATTTGTCCTGATGAGATTAGACCCTTGATGTCCGCCTCCCCATCCTACAGGCACTCATCTAGACTTGAGTAGGGAAAGGGATTCGCTTCTAGAGCCAGCGGAAACTTAATTCTCCTATGGACAACAAACAAATCAGAAATATGAAACGAACGGGTAGAACTGGTGGACCTTGAAAGGCGGTGCTGCTGTCTGTTGAGATAAAGGCACTTATAATGATTCTAGCACAGGATGCATGAGGGAAACAGTTGGGAGGTGGACACACGAAAAGGGAATTGAAAGGGGATCGTCAGAAACGGACCCCCATGAATATGCAGGGAACAGCTGGGAAAATGGCCACGAGGCCACAGGGAGGTGCCTGTGGGGCTGAAGAAGTGGACATCAGGCGAAGATCCATGGCTTCCAATTGTATTTTAATACAGAGAGCAGCCCCTGGCTGCTTAAAGCTCTCCCTCTGGCTCCTGCCGCAAGATACACAGAACTGACTTGTGGAGGATCGCACACTCTTGCAAGGACTTGGTGAGGTCCAGGAAGGTCCGCCGAGGTACTTCCACTGTTTCAATACTACAGCGCTTGTATACGGTGGAGGTTTTTTGCTCTGCCACTGCGAGGACAGTCTCGAGGCTGTCCGTGGGTCGGAAGTGGTGTTCAAACCTTTGACCCGAAGGAGACCTGACGGCCAAGAGCAACCTGGGCTCTCTCTCAAAGGGCTCTTCTGGAGCTGGGGCTGACCATGAGACacttccttctttcattttacCCAACAGCTTTGTTTCCAAGGGAGGTGGTGACATTTTTATATGTTCACCACTACCCCTGTCGTGTATCGTCATGCCAGAGACGGGCATCCTCTCTGGGAGGCGAgctttgaatccctgctcttctTCCTTCGGTCGGTTGCTCACTCGGAGTTGGCTTGCCTGTTCGGACATCGCTTCCACTGCGCCTCTCCTCAGATCCTTTCTACTGATGGACGGGAGCACCCTGTACTTATTCAAGGAAGAGGAGGTCCGGGCAGGCACCTGCTGGAGGAGATCCGGGATTTCGGCTGGAGACGCCTGAACGGGTTGGCACAGCTGCTGGGAGGAGGCCGACCTCCGGCCATTCCCAGGTTCGTCACAGGGTATCAGGGGCTGAGGGGATGACGGAACTCGACAGGAATAGGTCTCCAAGCTATGGGAGTAATTCAAGCTGGACCTGGTGCGCCCCTTTGCCGATTTCGGCCGTGTGACGTGCATGGTGACGGAAAACGCTTGCCAGAGGGGAGGCTCTGGGATGTCTGAAGAGGTTTGCCGTTCAGGGGGTGCTATGTTCAGATGTGAAGCAGCAGCCATTGCTTTTCAGGACCCCTGCGGAAATGAACAGGCAATAACATCTCAAGCAACTGGCAATACTGAGCGTGCTTGGTGGCTGCAGGCGTGGCCTACAGCTCACTGCATGTTATGACAGCAGCCTGGTTATCTTCCCAGCCAGTGTGCCACTACAATAAGGTGTTACGGTCCATGGAGAAGTTCAAATGTACACATCTGTCACATGCATGAGAATTTCTAGGTACATGACACCCTTGCGCTTTTTCACATCTCCTGTGTAAGATACAGCAAAATGCAGTAGGGAGCACATCCCTCTCAATAGGGGGCCACTAAATGTCAGTTAATGCTGCATACCTTCTATGGAGGCCTCTAACCTTCTAGCTACTTCAAGCTGCCACTGAACACATCTGAACAGAAGTGGAGGAGACAACTAGCTGTCCTGTGCCTTTGCAACATATTATGTGGCAAATCCACAGTTCACACGGTCTGGTCAATCTCCTTCGTTTGGCCAGTTCCCTCCTCAGCCATGTCTGGTTTTGCCCCACACACTCCCCAAATTTTCTGGCTTCATATTTCCCACAAATCAATCCTTTCTATTTAAGGCAGTGGAATTCGCATGGTGGCATCTGTTGAACTGCCCCTCaacagaaatggctgctttgcctAACTTTGTGTAAAGAGTGTGACAGTACATGAAGCTTTAGCAAATGCCGCCCGCCCCCCACCCAAACAAAAGAGACAATTGCTGGAAGGAGGGTGCAGGCTGGAGGAGAGGATGAAACTTTGCCCAACCGGGCACAAAAGGCTGAGCAAACTGAAGGAGCATTGAAAAGATTCCCATTGTAGAAGTCGGACAAAATTAACAAAACTttgtaaagggggaaaaacagactCACTTGCAGTAGATGCTCCATCAGTTCCAAAGGACTGGCAGCTCTAAAGCTCCCACTGATAAATAGGTCAGTCACTCTGATACAATCTccaacagcagctgcagggagtCACAGATCTTTGAGTCTGAAAcccaggaagagaaggaagaataaAACGGGATGTTAGTCTCTGCCTAGACCTTTCAAAGGGAGGGCTAGGGTGGGGATCTAGAACAACTGGAGGACAACTCTTAAGACTgccctcattttttttcctggcaagagCATTTTTAGCAGCTGAAGAAAATTCAGTAGTGGCAGCTTTCCCAGCAATATACACTGAaatagcccccccaccccatctcatGTCTTGCTAGAGTATATCTTCCTAAAAGACAATGCACAGAGCGGAGATTCATTCCAGGGTCTCAGAGAACAAGGAGAAATGTCATAGTGAAGGAGCTCCTGATGGTATGCCATCCTTGAAGGTCACTGCCAACATTTGGAACACAGGCCAGAAGCTGACTGATAACTGAAATCTTCAAGCCTCAGGTCTACTGAATGCAGCATCAGTCCTGTCAGCCTATGGTGTTTTTCCTAAACACTGCACATCTTTCTCCCAGTCCAGCTTAGATGATGGTTATTTGAATTATCATAGCCTTACATCTAACCCACCTTCTGTCTCCCCACATATCTCAAGTCCACGCCAACCTGCGGCAATGTGTTAAGAAAAGGTGCCTCGCTAAACGGTGCTCTGTCCAACTTTGGAAAAATCAGCCACTCGAGGCTATTTAACACCAGTTTCCTCTGGATTGGGTTCTCATCTTCTCAAAAACTGGAACCAGGAAAGTGGAAGGATGCCCAGCAGTGACAGCTAGTCCTAAAGGTAACGGATGCTACTGCCAGAGGTCCACTAATGAAGATGCAGAAAAAGCTGGCTCAAGTTAGCAGCTCAGCAGAACCCACGCTCTGAGGCAACACTCAGCCATTTTTTCTTAAAAAGAGCAGGCgtgttttgtttgttcagtttAATACGCCCAGCAACCCAACCTCCAAGGCAGCCCAGGCAATACAAAGAGCCAGGGCAACAGCACTGCAGGCCATGTCAAATCTCAGCCTGAATTAATAACCTATCGACAAAAGTGAAAAGAATGTCTCAGACTTTATGTGCCCCAAGGTTGGAGGAGAATAACTCTGCGTGTGTTTCTGTAAATAAgcctttgccattttttaaactgaGACATTTGGACAGCATAACTTCTTGAGCTCTTATTTCACAGCAAATCTAGAATGCTGTGTGTGTGAGGAAGGGAgccttttaaaaggaagaaaaaagcttCAGAAAGTATCACAACCCCAGCCACCGAACTCCTCTGCCCAAGTAGTGGTATCCCAGGTATCacaccccagatctccaggaattagaagaagagtttggatttacaccccacctttctctcctgtaaggtggcttacaagctccgttcccttcctctccccacagcagacactttgtcaGGTTGGTGGGtctggaagagttctgagagaactttgagtagcccaaggtcacccagcaggaatgtaggagtgcggaaacacatctggttcaccagataagcctctgccactcgtgtgaaggagtggggaatcaaacccggttatccaggttagaatccacctgttcttaaccactacaccacactggtttagCTAACCCAGACTTGGCACTGACAACCTGGGAGtccggcctacctcacaggagggtTGTAAGTACAGACCATCTCAGGGGATGTAAATAGACGTCACCCTTGTTTTCTTGGAGGAGGAAGCGAGAGCGACATTTAAGAAAGGGGGCTGGCTTTTGGGAGGGTGTCGTTAGGCAAGGCTACCCACCCATCCCGACCCCACTGCCGGGGCAAGGCACCCGACCCTACTGCCGGGGCAAGGCAGGAAGGGGATCCCGGCTGGAGGCATCAAGAGCAGCGCCAGGGCCAGGGCCTCTCACCTCCCACCGGCTCCATCCATCGGCTCCGCTCGCACCGGGCCCCGTTCTGGGTGGCAAACCGCGGCGCGTTTCCACGGCAACGCTCAGCAGCCAGCCGTCCACTTCCGGCCCCCGACCGGAACCATGGGGCCGCTCCCGAAAGCCATAGAGTGGGAAACTAAACGTCGCTTCAAGGGAAAAATTGAGGGACGCACCCCGGCTGCTCGAGGCAATGCTTTCTGTATGGTTTTGCAAAGGAGTGAAAAATAAACCGCCTCAGGGCTCGAAGATGGGCGGCTGCGGGCTTGAGGGGTTTCGCCACAGAGATGATACTTCCTAGAGCGGCATCGCGTCGCGTGCCGAAAAGAGGGCGGGGCAAATGGTGGCGttccatgtttttgtttttaaacctcCATGCGGAGCGGCGGGCGCGCCTTCCAGTCCTTTCAGTGGCTGCTGTGATTTAATTTGATTCTTTtgattactttttaattttttttaaaaaaaacattcaaacaaataaatatatatttttaattaaagcagATAAAATAAACGCAAGGGCGTAACACACTAATTACTAAATATTTGGTTACTTTTTAAGCCATTGGATTCTAGCCTGGAGGAAGGAGTGCAAAAGTGACAGATTGCAGTAGGAAAACTCCCTGCCCAAGAAAGCTATATGAACTTATAGCTTATATTAAGCCAATTTCatgtttaaaaaaagggaaaggaaacgtGTGTTAATTATTCTATTAGATTCAGAAAGGCGAGGAGGTGGtgacactagggttgccagctctggatgacaaaatacctggagatttggggtttggaGGATGCTCAACAAGATATAATTTCATAGAGCCCACCCTACAAAGCATTCTTTTTTTGTggaggaactgatatctgtcgtctggagatcagttgtaatgcgaGATCTGTGGGCCATACTTGGGAGGATGGCCACCCTGGTTGTTAGAGAATTTACAATTTAGACACATTCCCTTCCATTTAAAGAACTGGTGATTTGTGAGTTTGCCTTAAGATCACAGGACCTTTCTTTGTTCAGTTCTAGAAATtgccagagcttggaagctaagcagcattgaccctggttagtacttgaataggagaccaccaaagaagtccagggttgtgatgcgtaggaaggaaatgacaaaccacattTCCTGCCTGAACATACTGCAACTTGCTAACTCACAATTATTATTAGGGAACCTTACTTACATCCCATGAGTTTCCCCCACAGGGCAAGTGTAACCCACCTTAATTCCAAGGGGGATATTATTCTCaactgaaaactaaaaaaaaaaaaaatcactttttgacagtgtgatcctatCTTGTGATACCAAACACTGacaaaaattacagtaaacaattttccaacttgttctttcttttgtctttctttcCCAAGAAATAACgtacagaacagtaaatcaaatatagaaaacaataattaacatataATGGTTCAGGGCTGTTGTGCTCAAACAGACTAGCAGAGTCTCAGTTCCGTTCTGGCTTTTGTCTAGCTGGGTCCCTTAGAGATGGATAGACTTGGCAGCTTAGCTTTcctttgcttttgctgagccCGTCTGTTCTTCTCTTCAAGGGTTCCGATATAGCCCTGGAATATCAATATGTAGTTCAtagaaaacttggagtccttctgaggtgagCTACCTACAACTTCAAGGTCTCCAACAAATCTGGGAAAATTCACATAACATCCATTGCAGCATTCataacagaaaaccaaaatacaaaacattagccaaccaatataaacacaatcccccccccctttagcaaTCAAATACAAATATTCTCATAACTGGAATATCAATACTAGTTCATAACAAACTTGGAATCCTTCTGAGGTGAACTATCAACAGCTTCTGGCTCTCCAACAAATCTGGGAGAATTGCACTTTTTCTTCGTTATGCTGGAATATCCCAACACTTTAGCTCCCATAGTAGACTCTGGGTTACACAAGTGCCATCTTCCTGGGACCATTTTATGTTGGGAAAATGGCTGAGGGGGAGGCTTAGACTCCTTCTCTGTGCACACCGcggtcccaatccaaattggcCACCCACGTGACTGGAAATTAAGTTTCATCCTGAAACTTCCAGCTTAAATTTGGTTCAATAGGACATGGAGCACACTCATCAAGAATACAGCATGTAGCTATGCCCTGCTGTTGTTTCCAACTTGGGGGATTCCTGAAGATTGGGGTGGATGAAAGTTgatgatagggttgccatctgtAGATTGGAATATTAGTagatgctgggggtggagcctgaggaggtggggtttggggaggggaaggtcttCAATAGAGTGTAATGTCATTGAGACCGCCTTCcaaaaaaagccattttctccaggtggactgatCTCTATTGCGTGAAGATCAGTAATAGCAATAGATCTCTGGTCACCACCAGAGATTGGAATGTTAGTTGGGGAGAATGATCTGCCAGAGATTCTGAAACTGACATTTCCTTCTGAGAGTCTAAAACTGATATTTTCTTCTCATCTGTGTAGTCTGAATAGTCACTGTAATTCCAGAACTGCAGCCCTTCCTTGGGGGTTGGTTTCTCTACACTTGATGCAACCAAGAACCAAGACAGAAACAAAGTTTAGTCCCCAGCCCAGTGGACTCCTTGAGCATGATACATTAATGCTTCCCACATAAAGCTATGACAGATATGACAAAAGATATTCTTTAACACCAGTGAAATGTCTCTCTGCCTGGGGAAGAGACGGGGGCACATCAGGAGCCCTGGGATTCTGCAGGCTTTCCCTCTGCATTGTAGGCATTTTGTCAACAATAAATCATACCTGCTAACAGCCACTAGATTGCAGTATTGTTTTATCTTGGAGCTGTCTCTCTTCAACTTAGTTTGTCACCAAACTCCCACAGCTTCTCTTATGACAGTATTGCAAAAGTGTGA
Proteins encoded in this region:
- the UBXN10 gene encoding UBX domain-containing protein 10, whose protein sequence is MAAASHLNIAPPERQTSSDIPEPPLWQAFSVTMHVTRPKSAKGRTRSSLNYSHSLETYSCRVPSSPQPLIPCDEPGNGRRSASSQQLCQPVQASPAEIPDLLQQVPARTSSSLNKYRVLPSISRKDLRRGAVEAMSEQASQLRVSNRPKEEEQGFKARLPERMPVSGMTIHDRGSGEHIKMSPPPLETKLLGKMKEGSVSWSAPAPEEPFEREPRLLLAVRSPSGQRFEHHFRPTDSLETVLAVAEQKTSTVYKRCSIETVEVPRRTFLDLTKSLQECAILHKSVLCILRQEPEGEL